One genomic segment of Protaetiibacter intestinalis includes these proteins:
- the glmS gene encoding glutamine--fructose-6-phosphate transaminase (isomerizing), whose translation MCGIVGYVGPGSSLEVLVGGLTRLEYRGYDSAGVAVLGDDGVIGTRKRAGKLGVLVEELESSPIGDGHTGIGHTRWATHGGPTDVNAHPHFGDGGRLALIHNGIIENFAELKAELEADGETFESQTDTEVAALLVGRAFHESGDLTEAMRRTVERLEGAFTLLALHQDAPGVVVGARRSSPLVIGLGEGENFLGSDVAAFVEHTRRAMEIGEDQIVTIRPDSVEVIDFAGAPAQAKEFEVSWDASAAEKGGWPSFMKKEISEEPEAVANTLRGRVHEGAVTLHELDGVAEVLQGVNRVIVLGCGTAAYAGMVGKYAVEKWARVPVDVELSHEFRYRDPVLDERTLVVSVSQSGETMDTLMAVRYAREQGARTLSICNTQGATIPRESDAVLYTHAGPEVAVASTKAFVAQVTALYLLGLHLAGLRGTLDAAGIAHQMAELEAVPAKIQSVVETASGRIAELAHWMSDTQSVLFLGRHVGFPVALEGALKLKELAYIHAEGFAAGELKHGPIALIEPGQIVFVVVPSPRDPSSLHKKVVSNIQEIRARGARVIAIAELGDVAVVPFADEVIRIPLAAPFFEPLLAVVPLHIFGMELATAKGLDVDQPRNLAKSVTVE comes from the coding sequence ATGTGCGGGATCGTGGGCTACGTCGGACCGGGCAGCAGTCTCGAGGTGCTCGTCGGGGGCCTCACCCGGCTCGAGTACCGCGGTTACGACTCGGCGGGGGTCGCCGTGCTCGGCGACGACGGCGTGATCGGAACCCGGAAGCGTGCGGGCAAGCTCGGTGTGCTCGTCGAGGAGCTCGAGAGCTCGCCGATCGGCGACGGGCACACGGGCATCGGCCACACCCGCTGGGCGACGCACGGCGGACCGACCGACGTCAACGCGCATCCGCACTTCGGCGACGGCGGCCGGCTCGCCCTCATCCACAACGGCATCATCGAGAACTTCGCCGAGCTCAAGGCCGAGCTCGAGGCCGACGGCGAGACCTTCGAGTCGCAGACCGACACCGAGGTCGCGGCGCTGCTCGTGGGGCGTGCGTTCCACGAGTCGGGTGATCTGACCGAGGCGATGCGCCGCACCGTGGAACGGCTCGAGGGCGCGTTCACGCTGCTCGCCCTGCACCAGGATGCGCCGGGGGTCGTCGTGGGCGCTCGCCGCAGCTCGCCGCTCGTCATCGGGCTCGGCGAGGGCGAGAACTTCCTCGGCTCGGATGTGGCGGCGTTCGTCGAGCACACCCGTCGCGCCATGGAGATCGGCGAGGACCAGATCGTCACCATCCGCCCGGACTCCGTCGAGGTCATCGACTTCGCCGGTGCGCCCGCGCAGGCGAAGGAGTTCGAGGTCTCGTGGGACGCCTCCGCCGCCGAGAAGGGCGGCTGGCCGAGCTTCATGAAGAAGGAGATCTCGGAGGAGCCCGAGGCGGTCGCCAACACGCTCCGCGGTCGCGTGCACGAGGGCGCCGTGACGCTGCACGAGCTCGACGGCGTCGCCGAGGTGCTGCAGGGCGTCAACCGGGTGATCGTGCTGGGCTGCGGCACCGCCGCCTACGCCGGCATGGTCGGCAAGTACGCCGTCGAGAAGTGGGCGCGCGTGCCCGTCGACGTCGAGCTCTCGCACGAGTTCCGCTACCGCGACCCGGTGCTCGACGAGCGCACGCTCGTCGTCTCGGTGAGCCAGTCGGGCGAGACGATGGACACCCTCATGGCCGTGCGGTACGCGCGCGAGCAGGGTGCGCGCACGCTGTCGATCTGCAACACGCAGGGCGCGACGATCCCCCGCGAGTCGGATGCCGTGCTGTACACCCACGCGGGTCCGGAGGTCGCGGTCGCCTCGACGAAGGCGTTCGTCGCCCAGGTGACCGCCCTCTACCTGCTGGGGCTGCACCTCGCGGGCCTGCGCGGCACGCTCGACGCGGCGGGCATCGCGCATCAGATGGCCGAGCTGGAGGCCGTGCCGGCGAAGATCCAGAGCGTCGTCGAGACGGCATCCGGACGCATCGCGGAGCTCGCGCACTGGATGAGCGACACCCAGTCGGTGCTGTTCCTCGGCCGTCACGTGGGCTTCCCGGTGGCGCTCGAGGGCGCGCTCAAGCTCAAGGAGCTCGCCTACATCCACGCGGAGGGCTTCGCGGCCGGCGAGCTCAAGCACGGCCCCATCGCGCTCATCGAGCCGGGGCAGATCGTGTTCGTCGTCGTGCCGAGCCCGCGTGACCCGTCGTCGCTGCACAAGAAGGTGGTCTCCAACATCCAGGAGATCCGCGCGCGCGGGGCGCGTGTCATCGCGATCGCCGAGCTCGGGGATGTCGCGGTCGTGCCGTTCGCGGACGAGGTCATCCGCATCCCGCTCGCCGCGCCGTTCTTCGAGCCGCTGCTCGCGGTCGTGCCGCTGCACATCTTCGGCATGGAGCTCGCGACCGCGAAGGGGCTGGACGTCGACCAGCCGCGCAACCTCGCGAAGTCCGTCACGGTGGAGTGA
- the coaA gene encoding type I pantothenate kinase produces the protein MSEPGDRTAATPFLELDRADWASLAPSAANPLTEGELVRLRGLGDSLDLREVADVYVPLSKLLSLYAVGARALHRSTRDFLGQDEPPTPFVIGVAGSVAVGKSTIARLLRELLARWDDTPRVELVTTDGFLLPNAELERRGLMARKGFPESYDRRSLLRFVSRVKSGVAEVRAPVYSHLFYDIVPDAEIVVRRPDILIVEGLNVLQPPGPGARLAVSDLFDFTIYVDARTVDIERWYVERFLRLQRGAFADPRSYFHRYASLSEEDAVARARGIWHDINGPNLEQNIAPTRARASLVLRKASDHTVSNVLIRKV, from the coding sequence ATGTCTGAGCCCGGCGACCGCACGGCCGCGACCCCGTTCCTGGAACTCGACCGTGCCGACTGGGCCTCGCTCGCGCCGTCGGCGGCGAACCCGCTCACCGAGGGCGAGCTGGTGCGACTGCGCGGGCTCGGCGACTCCCTCGACCTGCGCGAGGTGGCGGACGTGTACGTGCCGCTCAGCAAGCTGCTGAGCCTCTACGCGGTCGGGGCGCGCGCCCTGCACCGCTCGACGCGCGACTTCCTCGGGCAGGACGAGCCCCCGACGCCGTTCGTGATCGGGGTAGCGGGTTCGGTCGCCGTCGGCAAGTCGACGATCGCACGACTGCTGCGCGAGCTGCTCGCCCGCTGGGACGACACCCCGCGCGTCGAGCTGGTCACGACCGACGGGTTCCTGCTGCCGAACGCCGAGCTCGAGCGACGCGGCCTCATGGCACGCAAGGGCTTCCCCGAGAGCTACGACCGCCGCTCGCTGCTGCGGTTCGTGAGCCGGGTCAAGAGCGGCGTGGCCGAGGTGCGCGCGCCCGTCTACTCTCACCTCTTCTACGACATCGTCCCGGACGCCGAGATCGTCGTGCGCCGCCCCGACATCCTCATCGTCGAGGGGCTCAACGTGCTGCAGCCGCCCGGCCCGGGCGCGCGCCTCGCCGTGAGCGACCTCTTCGACTTCACGATCTACGTCGATGCCCGCACGGTCGACATCGAGCGCTGGTACGTCGAGCGCTTCCTCCGCCTGCAGCGGGGCGCCTTCGCCGACCCGCGCTCCTACTTCCACCGCTACGCGTCGCTCAGCGAGGAGGACGCGGTCGCCCGGGCGCGCGGCATCTGGCACGACATCAACGGCCCGAACCTCGAGCAGAACATCGCGCCGACCCGGGCGCGTGCCTCGCTCGTGCTGCGCAAGGCATCCGATCACACCGTGTCGAACGTGCTGATCAGGAAGGTGTGA
- a CDS encoding nitroreductase family deazaflavin-dependent oxidoreductase codes for MPLTGEYGPSTSEWARKQAEAFEASDGSEAGELRGKPIIVLTSVGARSGKLRKNALMRVEHDGSYAVVASKGGAPQHPSWYHNLVANPHVELQDGAERHDYLAREVHGDEKTLWWARANEVWPDYAGYQTKTSRPIPVFVLERITPS; via the coding sequence ATGCCGCTGACCGGCGAGTACGGACCGAGCACGTCCGAGTGGGCGCGGAAGCAGGCGGAGGCCTTCGAGGCCTCCGACGGCTCCGAGGCGGGCGAGCTGCGGGGGAAGCCCATCATCGTGCTCACCTCGGTGGGCGCGCGCAGCGGCAAGCTGCGCAAGAACGCGCTCATGCGCGTCGAGCACGACGGCAGCTACGCGGTCGTCGCCTCGAAGGGCGGGGCTCCCCAGCATCCGTCCTGGTACCACAACCTGGTGGCGAACCCGCACGTCGAGCTGCAGGACGGAGCCGAGCGGCACGACTACCTGGCGCGCGAGGTGCACGGCGACGAGAAGACGCTGTGGTGGGCGCGGGCCAACGAGGTGTGGCCCGACTACGCCGGCTACCAGACGAAGACGAGCCGCCCCATCCCGGTGTTCGTGCTGGAGCGCATCACACCTTCCTGA